The Spirochaetota bacterium genome has a segment encoding these proteins:
- a CDS encoding lytic transglycosylase domain-containing protein, whose product MNKNALRIGALAAFLAVAAGAPAQVKKETGRDGTLHYSNPAEPERRPVVFASVYNALIERLAAEHGVDPDLVKCIVKVESDFNPDAVSYAGAMGLMQLMPEVARSYGVTNAFDPGQNLAAGIRHFRYLLDALAGDVTLALAAYHAGLGRVQRSGYAVPPIQSTINYVNVVTRYYYMTAPEDVGEKITRLYTRVRADGTLEIFGR is encoded by the coding sequence CTCGCTGTCGCGGCGGGCGCTCCCGCCCAGGTGAAAAAGGAGACCGGCAGGGACGGCACCCTTCACTACTCCAATCCTGCGGAGCCGGAGCGCAGGCCCGTCGTCTTCGCGAGCGTCTACAACGCGCTCATCGAGCGGCTCGCGGCGGAGCACGGCGTGGACCCGGACCTCGTCAAGTGCATCGTGAAGGTGGAATCGGACTTCAACCCGGACGCGGTCTCGTACGCGGGGGCGATGGGACTCATGCAGCTCATGCCGGAGGTCGCGCGCTCCTACGGCGTGACAAACGCCTTCGATCCCGGGCAGAACCTCGCCGCGGGAATCCGGCACTTCCGCTACCTTTTAGACGCGCTGGCGGGCGACGTCACCCTGGCGCTCGCCGCCTACCACGCGGGGCTCGGGAGGGTACAGCGGAGCGGCTACGCCGTCCCCCCCATCCAGTCCACGATCAATTACGTGAATGTCGTTACGCGCTATTACTACATGACGGCGCCCGAAGACGTGGGCGAGAAGATCACGAGGCTCTACACGCGCGTCCGGGCGGACGGCACGCTGGAGATTTTCGGCAGGTAG